In a genomic window of Thermodesulfobium sp. 4217-1:
- the cooS gene encoding anaerobic carbon-monoxide dehydrogenase catalytic subunit produces the protein MARSQDEIEELSICKDAQIMIEKAEKDGVVTVWDRFKAQQPQCTFCKQGLSCRNCTMGPCRIVPGKEKSLGVCGANADTIVARNFGRGVAAGAAAHSDHGRDLLETLDAVANSETQSYEIRDVDKLLRIAKELGINTEGKETLQVAKDLSSTLFDEFGIKKGNIGFAMRAPESRRKLWESLTISPRGIDREVVEMMHRTHMGVDQDPVSLLLHSARVSLSDGWGGSMVATELSDILFGTPKPVESKVNLGVLKQDEVNILVHGHSPIVSEAVLTAVRDKNNIESAKAAGANGINLAGLCCTGNELLMRQGIPMAGNHLMTELAIATGAVELVIVDYQCIMPGLIPAMNCYHTKMITTSPKAKFPGAEHVEFSVKNARTQAQKLVEMAIELYKKRDKNRVLIPVEPVPMMSGFSNEAILEALGGSLTPLLDAIKSGKIRGVAGLVGCNNPRRKHDYCHVTLTKELIKNDILVLGTGCSAVAMGKAGLYMPEAASLAGPGLSSVCKALNIPPALHVGSCVDNSRILHLCGLVAKELGVDISDLPVAGSAPEWYSEKALSIGLYFVASGVYTVLGVTPNITGSKLVTDLALDGLTNVVGACFAVETDPHKMAELMINHINKKRKKLNLPV, from the coding sequence ATGGCACGAAGCCAGGATGAGATCGAAGAGCTAAGTATTTGTAAGGATGCTCAGATTATGATCGAAAAGGCCGAAAAGGACGGGGTTGTAACTGTTTGGGATAGGTTTAAAGCCCAGCAACCACAGTGTACATTTTGTAAACAGGGACTTTCATGTAGAAATTGTACTATGGGACCCTGTAGGATAGTACCTGGTAAGGAAAAAAGCCTTGGCGTGTGCGGCGCAAATGCAGATACCATTGTAGCAAGGAACTTCGGTAGGGGTGTTGCGGCTGGCGCTGCGGCCCATTCTGATCATGGAAGGGATCTACTCGAAACCCTTGATGCAGTTGCAAACTCAGAAACACAAAGCTATGAGATTAGAGATGTAGATAAGCTTCTAAGGATAGCCAAGGAATTGGGCATTAATACAGAGGGAAAAGAGACCTTGCAAGTAGCAAAGGATCTATCCAGCACTCTTTTTGATGAGTTTGGCATAAAGAAGGGCAATATTGGTTTTGCTATGAGGGCACCAGAATCAAGGAGAAAGCTCTGGGAATCCCTGACTATATCACCAAGAGGCATTGATCGCGAAGTGGTAGAGATGATGCACAGAACTCATATGGGCGTAGATCAGGATCCCGTAAGCTTGCTTTTGCATTCCGCAAGAGTATCGCTTTCTGATGGTTGGGGCGGTTCAATGGTTGCAACAGAGCTATCTGACATCCTTTTTGGTACCCCTAAGCCCGTAGAGTCTAAGGTTAACCTGGGGGTTCTTAAGCAAGATGAGGTAAATATACTCGTTCATGGACACAGTCCTATAGTTTCTGAAGCAGTCTTGACAGCAGTTAGAGACAAAAATAATATTGAGAGTGCAAAGGCTGCGGGTGCAAATGGTATAAATTTAGCTGGTCTTTGCTGCACTGGCAACGAGCTTTTGATGAGACAAGGCATACCGATGGCTGGGAATCACCTTATGACAGAGCTGGCTATCGCTACTGGTGCCGTAGAATTAGTCATAGTAGATTATCAGTGTATAATGCCAGGCTTGATACCCGCAATGAATTGTTATCATACTAAAATGATTACTACCTCTCCAAAGGCGAAATTCCCGGGGGCCGAGCACGTAGAGTTTAGCGTAAAGAACGCTCGAACTCAGGCGCAAAAGCTCGTTGAAATGGCAATTGAGCTCTATAAGAAGAGGGATAAAAACAGAGTTTTGATTCCTGTTGAGCCAGTTCCAATGATGAGCGGTTTTTCAAACGAGGCAATATTGGAGGCTTTAGGTGGCTCTCTTACACCTCTTCTGGATGCTATAAAATCAGGAAAGATAAGAGGAGTAGCAGGGCTTGTTGGATGCAATAATCCGAGAAGAAAACACGATTATTGTCATGTAACCCTTACAAAAGAGTTGATAAAGAATGACATTCTGGTTTTAGGAACGGGCTGTTCTGCTGTAGCTATGGGCAAGGCAGGACTTTATATGCCAGAAGCAGCATCCCTTGCTGGTCCTGGTTTGAGCTCAGTTTGCAAGGCTCTTAATATACCCCCTGCACTTCATGTGGGAAGCTGTGTAGACAATTCAAGAATATTGCATCTTTGCGGTTTGGTGGCAAAAGAGCTTGGCGTCGATATCTCTGATCTCCCTGTGGCAGGATCAGCGCCTGAATGGTATTCAGAAAAGGCACTCTCTATCGGACTGTATTTTGTAGCAAGCGGCGTTTATACTGTCTTGGGAGTGACTCCAAACATTACTGGCAGCAAACTCGTCACAGACCTGGCACTTGATGGCCTGACCAACGTAGTGGGCGCCTGTTTTGCTGTAGAAACGGATCCGCATAAGATGGCAGAACTGATGATTAATCATATAAACAAGAAGAGAAAGAAGCTTAATCTCCCTGTATAA
- a CDS encoding MOSC domain-containing protein, which produces MGTILSINVSKNKGEVKKPVNEALLVNDFGIEGDAHFGFGHRQVSLLSIFSLDRAREKHKDLSFGDFAENFTVDIDLSTLTIGTKLKLGNSIISISQIGKECHTKCAVYEKTGDCIMPKEGYFASVEEGGIVRVGDTIEVIKIE; this is translated from the coding sequence ATGGGGACAATATTGTCTATTAATGTTAGCAAGAACAAGGGTGAAGTTAAAAAACCAGTTAATGAAGCTTTATTGGTAAATGATTTTGGAATTGAGGGCGATGCACATTTTGGTTTTGGTCACAGGCAGGTTAGCCTTTTAAGCATATTTAGTCTGGATAGAGCTAGAGAAAAACATAAGGACTTGAGTTTTGGAGATTTTGCAGAAAATTTTACTGTTGATATAGATCTAAGCACACTTACAATAGGAACAAAATTGAAATTGGGCAATTCTATAATATCTATTAGTCAAATTGGAAAAGAGTGTCACACAAAGTGTGCAGTTTACGAAAAAACAGGCGACTGTATAATGCCCAAAGAAGGCTATTTTGCCTCGGTAGAAGAAGGGGGAATTGTTAGGGTTGGTGATACAATTGAAGTTATAAAAATTGAATAA
- a CDS encoding adenine deaminase C-terminal domain-containing protein, whose protein sequence is MFDVAINNCFIPDFEKNIFTKTSVGIRDNLISYIGEKNIEAKVVIEAENKILSPGLIDGHCHIESSMLPPSIFGNLVSRFGTLYVVSDNHEIANIFGVKGIRLFMKDAKSSLSKIFFAIPSSVPATRFVKSGSKITAKDIKKLIEEPDVISIGEMMNVYGVINDDEPYKSILDLAKEKNILINGHFPYRDSEMLKKYISKGISDDHESETYDDLKSKIDAGMFVFIREGSAEAMQDLAYRVISEYPDKVGFCTDDKSVVDLKRTGSVIFNLRKAVTLGIDPILALRAATYNTLNHYGLNMYSQVKEGSFANLVLFKDFKEFEICKVIVNGKIIENFNTKKKRFSKAFFNSFRVNRDEIVIPEIDERIRSLCIVAKDKSLITELFSTEKDEFDIAEDILKLVVISRYEKNKGSACKIKGFGLKRGAVATSISHDCHNVICVGADDLSIKKAVERVFDLKGGLVYFDGEYFTQVGLPLAGILSDSDEDNLISELDKLNDAVRKNGSELSDPFGTLSFMALEVIGHVKLTVNGLFNVDKFEFI, encoded by the coding sequence ATGTTTGACGTTGCAATTAATAACTGTTTTATACCTGACTTTGAAAAAAATATATTTACAAAAACCTCTGTTGGTATTAGAGACAATCTAATTTCGTATATAGGCGAAAAAAATATTGAGGCAAAAGTAGTAATTGAAGCTGAAAACAAAATACTTTCTCCAGGCTTAATTGACGGACACTGTCACATAGAAAGCTCAATGCTTCCTCCTTCAATTTTTGGGAATCTGGTTTCAAGATTTGGCACTCTATATGTAGTCTCAGATAATCATGAGATTGCTAATATTTTTGGGGTAAAGGGAATCAGACTGTTTATGAAGGATGCAAAGAGCTCTTTGTCAAAGATCTTTTTTGCCATACCATCAAGCGTTCCTGCTACAAGGTTTGTGAAATCTGGCTCAAAGATCACTGCTAAGGATATTAAGAAGCTAATAGAGGAGCCCGATGTAATCTCTATAGGAGAGATGATGAACGTATATGGGGTTATAAATGACGATGAGCCTTATAAGTCAATTCTTGATCTTGCAAAAGAGAAAAATATTTTAATCAATGGTCACTTTCCTTATAGGGATAGTGAAATGTTAAAAAAATACATTTCAAAAGGCATCTCAGATGACCACGAAAGCGAGACCTATGACGATCTAAAAAGCAAGATAGATGCAGGTATGTTCGTGTTTATCAGAGAGGGCAGCGCTGAGGCTATGCAAGATTTGGCCTATAGAGTAATTTCAGAATATCCTGATAAAGTGGGTTTTTGCACTGATGATAAGAGCGTTGTCGATCTTAAAAGGACTGGTAGCGTAATATTTAATCTTAGAAAGGCTGTAACATTGGGTATAGATCCAATTCTGGCACTAAGGGCTGCAACTTATAACACTCTCAATCATTATGGCTTAAATATGTACTCTCAAGTCAAAGAGGGCAGTTTCGCCAACCTTGTTTTATTTAAGGATTTTAAAGAATTTGAAATTTGTAAGGTAATAGTTAACGGTAAAATAATAGAAAACTTTAATACAAAGAAAAAAAGATTTTCAAAAGCATTCTTTAACTCCTTTAGAGTAAACAGAGATGAAATTGTAATACCTGAGATAGATGAAAGAATAAGATCACTGTGTATTGTTGCAAAGGACAAGAGCCTTATCACAGAACTGTTTTCTACCGAGAAAGACGAATTTGATATAGCAGAAGATATCCTAAAGTTGGTAGTGATATCAAGATATGAGAAAAATAAAGGCTCAGCGTGTAAGATTAAGGGTTTTGGCTTAAAAAGAGGGGCTGTTGCAACGTCAATCTCTCACGATTGTCACAACGTTATATGTGTAGGAGCAGATGATTTATCTATCAAAAAGGCCGTTGAGAGGGTTTTCGACTTAAAAGGAGGGCTTGTCTATTTTGATGGAGAATATTTCACACAAGTAGGGCTGCCTCTGGCCGGTATACTGTCAGACTCAGACGAAGACAATCTAATTTCTGAATTGGATAAGTTAAATGATGCTGTTAGAAAAAATGGCTCTGAGTTAAGCGATCCGTTTGGCACGTTAAGCTTTATGGCGCTTGAAGTAATTGGCCATGTAAAGCTCACTGTCAATGGGCTGTTTAATGTCGATAAGTTTGAGTTTATTTAA
- a CDS encoding MBL fold metallo-hydrolase translates to MDEKFLIEAITGKTSYIPGQVNCGFYDNCMIDTPWEMHNHKKINPEYLLLTHGHADHFRIAFLFKGKGTKIVAPKEECIFVENPEINVRATFSWAIPPDAMVSSLMKGVPCKVDIYSENFFYPGITVVPLPGHSISQVGYLTSDKIFFTGDALYTKELWKTFPLPYSIDPLLVKQSLKRIGSIEFDYLVPGHGKILSKKEAMEEIEYHIDKINEIDNLILRLLESPCSTEEIISDVLSSLEISNSLAQYWIAVTVIKSHLSALTRINKVDFFLENARVYWERVK, encoded by the coding sequence ATGGACGAGAAATTTCTTATAGAAGCGATTACAGGAAAAACTTCATACATCCCGGGTCAGGTAAACTGTGGATTTTATGACAACTGTATGATAGATACCCCATGGGAGATGCACAACCACAAAAAGATAAACCCGGAATACTTGCTTCTAACTCACGGACATGCAGATCACTTTAGAATTGCCTTTTTATTTAAGGGGAAAGGAACAAAAATAGTTGCGCCCAAGGAGGAGTGCATCTTCGTAGAAAATCCGGAAATAAACGTAAGAGCAACGTTTAGCTGGGCCATACCTCCCGATGCAATGGTCAGCTCTCTTATGAAAGGCGTTCCATGCAAAGTCGATATATATAGCGAAAACTTTTTCTATCCAGGCATTACAGTAGTCCCCCTGCCAGGTCATTCTATATCTCAGGTGGGCTATCTTACATCTGATAAAATTTTTTTCACAGGCGATGCACTATATACAAAGGAGCTGTGGAAAACATTTCCACTGCCATATTCAATCGACCCTTTACTGGTAAAACAGTCCCTGAAGAGAATTGGCAGCATTGAATTTGATTACCTTGTTCCAGGTCATGGCAAGATCTTGTCTAAAAAAGAGGCAATGGAAGAAATAGAGTATCATATAGATAAAATTAACGAAATTGACAATCTTATCCTAAGGCTTTTGGAATCTCCCTGCTCAACTGAAGAGATAATATCAGACGTCTTGTCATCACTTGAAATAAGCAACTCTCTTGCTCAATATTGGATTGCAGTAACCGTTATAAAGAGCCACCTGAGCGCCCTTACCAGGATAAATAAAGTTGATTTCTTTCTGGAAAACGCAAGGGTTTATTGGGAAAGGGTTAAATAA